One genomic region from Prunus persica cultivar Lovell chromosome G3, Prunus_persica_NCBIv2, whole genome shotgun sequence encodes:
- the LOC109948250 gene encoding trans-resveratrol di-O-methyltransferase-like, producing the protein MTLNNDKVSATSPELLQAQAHVWNHIFQFINSMSLKCAVQLGIPDVIHNHGQPISLSNLISGLNVHPSKAYFIACLMRILVHSNFFAQDQQVQLPLLPNNNINNENIVHQDLDDEAEEKTAVVYSLTPASRLLLKEAPLSTTQFLLMILDPVVTDPFHLMGTVGVTSSTWCQMNNHGNHDHPASPFEMAHGRPFWGLAAQQPKFGSLFNEAMEADSQLIARAVVEECEGVFEGLNSLVDVGGGTGNMAKAIAKAFPNINCTVLDQPHVVANLQGTHNLDFVGGDMFDKIPPANAIFLKWILHDWSDEESVKILKKSKEAILSKNEGGKVIILEINVSPDNKKMDKKSIETQLMWDMLMMVNLNGKERSEAEWEKLFLTVGFSLYKITHTLGLRSLIEVYP; encoded by the exons ATGACTTTGAATAATGATAAAGTAAGTGCTACTAGCCCTGAGCTTCTTCAAGCTCAAGCTCATGTGTGGAATCATATCTTCCAGTTCATAAACTCTATGTCATTAAAGTGTGCAGTTCAATTAGGCATCCCAGATGTGATTCACAACCATGGCCAACCTATATCCCTTTCCAATCTCATTTCCGGCCTCAATGTCCACCCTTCGAAGGCTTATTTCATCGCATGCCTCATGCGAATCCTCGTccattccaatttctttgCACAAGACCAGCAAGTTCAGCTACCACTTCTTCCAAACAATAATATCAACAATGAGAATATTGTTCATCAGGATCTTGATGATGAAGCGGAGGAAAAAACTGCTGTGGTGTATAGCCTAACACCAGCTTCCAGGCTTCTCCTCAAGGAAGCTCCATTAAGCACCACACAATTTTTACTTATGATTCTTGATCCAGTAGTGACAGATCCATTTCATCTAATGGGCactgttggcgtgactt caagcACTTGGTGCCAGATGAACAATCATGGAAATCATGATCATCCAGCTTCCCCATTTGAGATGGCACATGGAAGGCCTTTTTGGGGTTTGGCTGCTCAGCAACCAAAGTTTGGTAGCTTGTTTAATGAAGCAATGGAGGCTGACTCTCAGCTGATAGCAAGGGCAGTGGTTGAAGAGTGTGAAGGAGTTTTTGAGGGTTTGAATTCCTTGGTTGATGTTGGAGGTGGCACAGGAAACATGGCCAAGGCCATTGCGAAGGCCTTCCCGAACATTAATTGCACTGTCCTTGACCAACCACATGTTGTCGCAAACTTGCAAGGGACTCAcaatttggattttgttgGAGGAGACATGTTCGACAAGATACCCCCAGCAAATGCAATTTTCCTCAAG TGGATTCTGCATGATTGGAGTGATGAGGAAAGCGTGAAGATATTGAAGAAGAGTAAAGAAGCAATTCTGAGCAAAAATGAAGGAGGAAAGGTTATCATCCTGGAAATAAATGTGTCTCCAGATAATAAGAAGATGGATAAGAAATCAATTGAAACTCAGCTCATGTGGGATATGTTGATGATGGTTAACCTTAATGGCAAAGAGCGTAGTGAAGCAGAGTGGGAAAAGCTCTTTTTGACTGTTGGATTCTCTCTCTATAAGATTACACATACATTGGGCCTCAGGTCTCTTATTGAAGTTTACCCCTGA